The following is a genomic window from Opitutus sp. GAS368.
GCTATCAGCAGCGGCAGGATCCGCCGGCCGTCTATCTCCCCAACTCGGTCATCGCAACCCCGGCCAGCATCGTGAAAACCCTGTATGGCGTCGGTCATCCCGGCTCCAAGTCGCTTTTGGCCAACCAGACCGGACCGGCCGTCGCGGAAGGCGTTTCCGACTCGTCGGATCCCGGCTTTATGCGTCCGTTCCCGGGGCTGCCGAAGAATTTCAACTATGCCGACGTCAGCGACGTGAAGAGCGACAACCTCAAGACCTTCAACGCCGAGCTGGATGCGAAGCTCAACGACCATTGGAACGGCCGCATCCACGTGGGCGAGGATATCGATCACTCCAGCTACAACCAGACGGGTCACGCCGCGGCTTACGTCGCGCCGCCGGATTCCCTGGTCTATGCCAACGGTCTTTGGAGTGTCGCGCCGAGCTGGAGCGCCTTGACGTCGGACCAGCAGATCATGCAGGGGCTCGCCTACGCCCAGCAAGCCGTCAACAACCCGGGTCTGCTGCAGTCGACCCAAAACGGCACGCCGAGTCCGATCATGATGGACCGCGCGCCGCGCGTGCAAACCCAGTCGGTGCGCGGCACCACCATCCAGGCCGAAGCGGTGGGCTCCTATGATTTGCGGGGGATGAAACTCCAGGTGCTCGCGGGCGTTTTCTACGATCACGTCACCTACAGCGCCGCGACCCTGCAGAACGAGCACACGGCCGCCTCGCCCTTTTTCCGCGCCTGGGATGTCAACTCCGCCAGCCCCACGTATTACGTCAACACCAACGAGGGCGCCTTCACCGCCCAGCAGATGACCTCGGTCGACACCGACACGACGGCCATCAACTCGGACAAGGCCGCCTACGTCCTGGTGAACGCCAGCTGCTTCGACAACCGGCTCTATTTTGTCGGCGGGGCGCGTTACAACGTCTCGTCGAACCAGGTCACCGATAACGCGGCGGGCTCGGTCGCTCCGGCGCTCAACAGCAAATACACGACGCCGCAGCTGGGGTTCGGCTTCAAGATCACGCGCGACGTGCTGCTCTATGCCTCCTACAGCGAATCCTACACGCTCTCCACCCAGCCCTACCTCACGGTGGCCGGCGTGGTGAACGGGATTCCCACCGCCATTCCGACCGGGCCGACGGCGCCGACCATTGGCCGCGGCTACGAAACCGGGCTCAAGGGCGCGTTTCTCAACAACAAGCTCAATCTGACCCTTTCAGTCTACCAGATCGAGGAGGACAAGGTTCTGCAGGACCTGAATCTTAACATCGATGGCTTCAGCATCGACAACTGGAACCAGGGCGCCAAGCAACGCGCGCGCGGGATCGAGGCCAGTGTTTCGTGGGAACTGCAGAAGAACTGGCAGATCGTCTTCAGTGCCGCCGAGGAGGATGTGCGCAACATCAAGGAACCCTTCGGCCTGGAATACTATCTCGGCCAGAACGTCGGTTATACCGCCAAGCCCGCCGTGCATTTCTGGAACCGCTACGCCCTGCCGCAGCCGGCCCTGAAGGGGCTGTGGATCGGAGCCGGCGTGGACTATCAGGGCCGAAGCGCGGGCGATCCGCGGAACCGGGACTACTACATCCCCGCTTACACGCTGCTGAACGCCGCCATCGGCTACGACTGGAAGGTGAACAAGGCCAAGCTGACGACGACTCTGAACATCAAGAACATCCGGGACGTAGCCTACAAGGATACCCCGCAGTCCATCGGCGAACCCCGCCGCATTCAGCTGGCGTGCACACTGCATTACTGAGCGGTCCCCGCCCCCCTGCCCTTCACCTGATCGGAACTCCCCGGCGGGGTTCCGGTCATTTGCTGGCGCTGTTGTCCCGGGGGCTGGCTGCACCGGTCGCGCGCAGTGGCTCCGGGAAAAATATTCCCGACCCTGATCGTCCGGCTGCATTGCTTCCGCCGGAAATCTCCGCGGCACCGCGCGCCGCATCCTCCGCCAATATCCGGCCTGAGCCTCTGGTCTCCACATGAACCAACCCCGGTCATTTCTCCGCGCGGGCATCCTGGCGCTGACGCTCGCGCTGTTTGTCCCGCCCGGGAGCGCGCAAACGGCCGCGTTACCAACCGAGCCCCCGCCGGGCAAGGCGGCGGACAACCGGATTTACGCCCAGCAGCTGGTCAATGATCTGCTGGCCGCAAACGGCGATCTCCTGGCCGTCGGGCTGCATGCGATCCCTCCGGGTGGGACCGGGTATGCGATCGTGGCCCACTCGCGCGACCTGATCGGCAAAAAGGATTCCGTCGCCGATGTCGAGATGATCAAAAACGACCAGACTATCATCGGACCGGAGACGACGGGTTATACGACCACCCCGCGCATGGTCGTCCACGAGCCTTTGCGCGACAACCAGGGCCGGATCGTGGGCCTGGCCGTCCTGTCCTTCCGGCTCGAACCGGGCACCACCAAACTCGCGACGCATGCCCGGGCCAGCGCGCTCATGCAGGCACTGGCCCGGAAAATACCGGACGTCGCCGCGCTTTTCCAAGCCACGCCCTGATCCCCCCGGGACACCGGCCGGAATTCCTCAAGCTTTTCCACCCGCAATCACCATGAAAATACACAAAAAACTAGCATCCCTAGCCTTCGCGGCCGCCTGCGTCTATGCCTCGGCCGCCGAGGAATACCACATCATCGCCCGCTATCACATTGGCGGCGACGATTCGCGCGTCGACTATTTGCGCGTTGATCCCGTGAACCGCCACCTGTTCGTGGCCCATACCAAGCTTTTCGAGGTGATGGACATCGATACCGGCAAGAAGGTCGGTGAGATCGCTCCCGCGCCGCGCGCCCACGGCGTCGCCCTCGTGCCGGAGCTGAACCGCGGCTTCGCTTCGTGCGGCAATTCGAATACGATCATCATGTTCGACTTGAAGACGCTGAAGACCATCGCCGTCATCGACTCGTCGGGCAAGAATCCCGACGGGATTGAATATGATCCCGACACCAAGCGGATTTATGTGGCCAACGGGTCCTCGGGCAACGTCACGATCATCGATCCCGCCGCCGGCAAGGTCGTCGGCAACGTCGTCCTGACCTCCGGCAAGGACAGCAAGCTCGAGGCCATCGGATTTGACGGCGCCGGCCGGGCCTTTGTGAATGACGAGGATATGGCCAGCACGCACGTCTTCGACCTGAAGACACTCAAGGCCCTTGCCACGTGGTCCCTGGCTCCCGGGGAGGGCGGCACCGGCATGGCGGTCGATCGCGCGCATCACCGGATTTTTGCCACCTGCGCCAATGAAAAGCTGGTCGTCCTCGACAGCGACACCGGCAAGGTGGTCGCGACGCCGGCCATCGGCGAGGATCCCGACGCGGTGTTTTTCGATGCCGCCACGCAGACGCTCTTCGTCTCCTGCCTGGACGGCACGATGACGGTTCTCCACGAGGACACGCCTGACAGCTACAGCCTGGTGCAAACCGTCGCCACCGGCCCGGGGGCCAAGACGAGTGCCCTCGACAACGGGAAAATCTACCTGCCGGTGATGCAGTTCGGCACCCCGCCGCCGCCGACCAAGGACAAGCCTGAGCCCAGGCCGCCGGTCATTCCGGGTACCTTGGAAGTCATTGTCGTCGGAAAATAAGATGACACCGCCCGGGGTTGACCCGCGCCGCCGCATGGAACGGCCGGGTCAGCCCCCGTCGCGCTGCCGTTCCTCCGGTGGCACGGCCCGACCGGCGGCAACCTTGAACGGTTCGCCCAAGTTTGCGTCAAACCTCCGATCTCCGGACCCATGAAAAAAATCCTCGCCGGCGTTGTTATCGGGATATGCCTGCCTTTTGTGGCCGGCTATCTCTTCGTGATCTCGGGCCGCATGCCCGTGGCGACAAAGGGATCGCCGCTGCCCTTCGAGAAATTCCTCGCCCGCAAGGCCCAGCACGCGGTGATGGATCCCGAAGCCGGCAAGCCTTCTCCGCTTCCGGTCGACGAGCCCAATCTCCTCGCCGGCGCGCACGTCTACCAGGCCCAGTGTGCCGTTTGTCACGGCCGGCTCGGCCAGCCCGCATCAGCCATCGCCCAAGGCATGTTCCCCCAACCGCCGCAGCTCCTGCCACCGAAGACGGGTGTGACCGACGACCCGGTGGGCGAAACCTACTGGAAGGTAAAGAATGGCATCCGCCTCACCGGCATGCCGGGCTACAGCGGCAATCTTTCGGACACCGAGTTGTGGCAGGTCAGCCTGTTGCTGCGGCACGCGGACAAGTTGCCCGTCCCGGTCGAGGCGGTTCTTCACCAGACGAAATAGGGTCGCACCCCATGCGCATCCTGATTGTCGAGGAGTCGCCGCAACTCCAACACTTGCTGGGCCTGGCGCTCAGGGAGGCCGGCCATGTGGTCGATATTGCCGGCGATGGAGCGGAGGGGCTGCATCTGGCCGGGACCCGCGGTTACGCCATGATCGTTCTCGATGTCACGCTGCCCAGACTCGACGGTCTCACCCTGCTGTTGGAACTCCGCCGTCGCGGCCAGAACGTGCACGTGCTGTTCCTCACGGCTTGTGCGGCCGTGCCGGATCGCGTGCGCGGCCTCGAGGCGGGAGCCGACGACTATATGATAAAGCCCTTTGCGCTCGCGGAGCTGCTGGCCCGGGTTGAGGCGGTGAACCGGCGGGTCGCGGCAAAACCGCAACACCGCATCCTTGTCGGCGACCTGGAGATTGACCTGCGGGCCCGATGTGCGCGCCTGCGCGGCCAATTGATGGAGTTGACTGCGCGGGAATTCCTTCTGCTCGAGTATCTCGCCCGCCGGCGCAGTGAAGTGGTCTCGCGCGCGGACCTCGAGGCGCATCTCTATGACGATAAGGTGGAGCCGATGAGCAATGTCGTCGCCTCGACCATCTGCTATCTGCGCCAAAAATTCCGCGCGGCCTGTGGATCGGACCTGATCCAAACCTGCGGAAGGTTGGGTTACGTGCTTGATCGATCGACGATGGCTCTGGATGAAGCCGGCTAGCCCTTGGCCTCCCCCGGTTCCTCGCTCACCTCGAATCCCAATTCCCTGTGTTCAGCGACCGCGGGTGTGGGACGGGTGCGGCGGAGTGTGACCTCATCTCCGCCGGCGTGCGCATGGGCTGCGATTTGCCGATGCAGAAACCCGCCAGGAACCCAGCGAGGGCAATCACACCGTACGCGACCAACCGGAAGGGCTCCATCCTCGGCGAAGCCGGCGGAGCGAACGACTCGTGCTGAATGATGACTTGGGTGCTCATGCCCAAAGGATATCCCCGTTCCATCCGAACGCTGAGTTATTTTCCGCCGCAAAACCGTTAAGAAAACGCTAACGCCCGCGCGCGGGCCTTTCTTCCTCAAAACGTCCGGGTGTAGCTGACGGTCATTACGCCGCGGCCGACGGCGGCGGAATTGGGCACCTTGCCGTCCGTGCCGACCTTGACGAAGTTGTCGGACCCTTTCGTATAGGCCCAGCCGATCGAGAGCTTCGAGTCCCCGGTGACTTGGAAGGGTGCGGATACCCCGATCAGCCAGTAGTTGCCGTAATTCTTCACATCGGACGGCTGGCCGAGGGAGTTGATCTGATCGGGGGCGGCGGAGGTCCATTTGAACGTCCCTGCGGTCGCGGTGAAGTCCAGCTCGGTCTTCGCCTCGGTGAACAGAACGGTGTAGGCGGCGGTAAGCTCATACGTGGGCCCCTTGAGCCGGAGGTCGTAATAGATCTTCGGGGTGAATTTCACCCCGGCGACGGTGTAGTTCAGGGCAAGGTTGGGTTCGTAGGTGGCCTTGTAGAAACCGTCCGCCTGTTTTGCATTCGGATAGGTGTAGA
Proteins encoded in this region:
- a CDS encoding TonB-dependent receptor: MKLFHYICLAGGLAASLPSARAQTAPDTLPATDETKPTGATIELSPFEVRSSTDRGYVAGNAVSATRISTVINDLPFSINAITPQFISDTGAENLMDIVSQSAGVKSGVSATTQGNAVFSVRGFVQAPQRNGFSSNQLVSNYVDGSVIERVEVVKGPASLLYGAIAPGGTVNYITKAPEPKPFTEVRFSLGAYNAYDTTLDVNQPLATDKLLFRFVTSYGNGEQYYQNTHSHSVVVYPTLKWIITPNLSLKLDYQGYQQRQDPPAVYLPNSVIATPASIVKTLYGVGHPGSKSLLANQTGPAVAEGVSDSSDPGFMRPFPGLPKNFNYADVSDVKSDNLKTFNAELDAKLNDHWNGRIHVGEDIDHSSYNQTGHAAAYVAPPDSLVYANGLWSVAPSWSALTSDQQIMQGLAYAQQAVNNPGLLQSTQNGTPSPIMMDRAPRVQTQSVRGTTIQAEAVGSYDLRGMKLQVLAGVFYDHVTYSAATLQNEHTAASPFFRAWDVNSASPTYYVNTNEGAFTAQQMTSVDTDTTAINSDKAAYVLVNASCFDNRLYFVGGARYNVSSNQVTDNAAGSVAPALNSKYTTPQLGFGFKITRDVLLYASYSESYTLSTQPYLTVAGVVNGIPTAIPTGPTAPTIGRGYETGLKGAFLNNKLNLTLSVYQIEEDKVLQDLNLNIDGFSIDNWNQGAKQRARGIEASVSWELQKNWQIVFSAAEEDVRNIKEPFGLEYYLGQNVGYTAKPAVHFWNRYALPQPALKGLWIGAGVDYQGRSAGDPRNRDYYIPAYTLLNAAIGYDWKVNKAKLTTTLNIKNIRDVAYKDTPQSIGEPRRIQLACTLHY
- a CDS encoding cache domain-containing protein, with product MNQPRSFLRAGILALTLALFVPPGSAQTAALPTEPPPGKAADNRIYAQQLVNDLLAANGDLLAVGLHAIPPGGTGYAIVAHSRDLIGKKDSVADVEMIKNDQTIIGPETTGYTTTPRMVVHEPLRDNQGRIVGLAVLSFRLEPGTTKLATHARASALMQALARKIPDVAALFQATP
- a CDS encoding YncE family protein, with the translated sequence MKIHKKLASLAFAAACVYASAAEEYHIIARYHIGGDDSRVDYLRVDPVNRHLFVAHTKLFEVMDIDTGKKVGEIAPAPRAHGVALVPELNRGFASCGNSNTIIMFDLKTLKTIAVIDSSGKNPDGIEYDPDTKRIYVANGSSGNVTIIDPAAGKVVGNVVLTSGKDSKLEAIGFDGAGRAFVNDEDMASTHVFDLKTLKALATWSLAPGEGGTGMAVDRAHHRIFATCANEKLVVLDSDTGKVVATPAIGEDPDAVFFDAATQTLFVSCLDGTMTVLHEDTPDSYSLVQTVATGPGAKTSALDNGKIYLPVMQFGTPPPPTKDKPEPRPPVIPGTLEVIVVGK
- a CDS encoding cytochrome c, whose amino-acid sequence is MKKILAGVVIGICLPFVAGYLFVISGRMPVATKGSPLPFEKFLARKAQHAVMDPEAGKPSPLPVDEPNLLAGAHVYQAQCAVCHGRLGQPASAIAQGMFPQPPQLLPPKTGVTDDPVGETYWKVKNGIRLTGMPGYSGNLSDTELWQVSLLLRHADKLPVPVEAVLHQTK
- a CDS encoding response regulator transcription factor encodes the protein MRILIVEESPQLQHLLGLALREAGHVVDIAGDGAEGLHLAGTRGYAMIVLDVTLPRLDGLTLLLELRRRGQNVHVLFLTACAAVPDRVRGLEAGADDYMIKPFALAELLARVEAVNRRVAAKPQHRILVGDLEIDLRARCARLRGQLMELTAREFLLLEYLARRRSEVVSRADLEAHLYDDKVEPMSNVVASTICYLRQKFRAACGSDLIQTCGRLGYVLDRSTMALDEAG
- a CDS encoding TorF family putative porin yields the protein MKVLFQTLRSLVGLFLLMRMLALQAQTVPAAPVPGAPVPTTGSWVFTPAVASQYMFRGARLGGPAFEPSLEYDYGSLAVGVWNNTPLKDKVVGQSDPEFDFYGSYTIEVIKDTLSWQPGYTIYTYPNAKQADGFYKATYEPNLALNYTVAGVKFTPKIYYDLRLKGPTYELTAAYTVLFTEAKTELDFTATAGTFKWTSAAPDQINSLGQPSDVKNYGNYWLIGVSAPFQVTGDSKLSIGWAYTKGSDNFVKVGTDGKVPNSAAVGRGVMTVSYTRTF